In the Triticum aestivum cultivar Chinese Spring chromosome 2B, IWGSC CS RefSeq v2.1, whole genome shotgun sequence genome, GTTATCACACTGACATATAGTAAAGTTATCAGGCACACAAGAAAGAAAATGACATATTCACAAAAAAACTTACCAGCACAGCATACCAACGGGGGCTAACTTTGTTGGAGGTGGTCGGGGCAATGACTGTATTCCCCGCAAGCAGAAGCCACATACGCTTGAAAGTGTCATCAGAATTTTCAGAACCCTTTATGAGATCAACAAGATCAGTCATTTTAGGGGCATATCCGAGCTCGCCAAACAACTCAAGCCCTAACTCAATATCAGTTTCAGATGGGAGGTTGTAAGGGACATCATTCCCTCCACGCGGCACACCCATAACACGATGCACGTATTCTTCATTGACCGGAAGCCTGCCTCGGCCTAGTACGACCACCTCACGCGAATTGGGGTCGTAGAGATCAGCAAGCCACACACTGAGATTGTTGAATAGATGGTCACATTGGATATTTCGAAGGCTAGTTAAATCCATATCATCAATGGCACCCTTCCTGTCATCATTCATGTCCTTGCATGCTAGAAGAAGCGAACTGGGTGAGGCTCTGTTCCGCGGAGGAGGGAGTTTCGCCTTTTTCGAAGGAACCTCATcgattccatcgccatctcctttaCGCTTCCTCGGCATTGTCTCCCTGACACATAGGAAAAAAAGGAATACATTGTTTATAAAACCGGTGTTTGACAAAGCAATAATACAGCTGATaaaaggaaacaagcaaactgCAAATTGGTCGCACATGCTAAAAAAAGTAAAACAGATAGCACAGGTATATAAAAAGCATGTGAGACTGATAATTGAGGCACAATGCAATTGGTAAGTTACAACCAAATTACCAATGATAAGAAATAGCATTCACACATGCTCATTAATAACCCAACCAAAACAAAATGAATGAGAAATAAGCGTTGTGCTGCATATAGTTAGTCTAGCAAAAACTTATGGTAACTACGGTAAGATGACAGAGGTAAGTGTAAAACCATCACCATGATAATTCAACCATAACAAGACAACACTGATAAATAACAGAGTTTAAAGCATCTGGTAATTTGAGTGCAATATAGTTGGTAAGTTCAATATAGACATCATGATAATTGAACAGAACAAGACATAACAAGCAAATCAAGCATTGTAAACAAGCTAATTGGAGCAGCACAAAAGCCTAATCAATGGACAAACTGCATCTAACAAAACCAACATAAAACAACATTATGTGAAAAAACTTAGGGTTGCTTTTTAAATCCTCATCCACTGATGCACAACTTGAAATCCATAAACACCAAACATTATTGGATGTCCTAAACAACCACATCCACAACAGTAACACCATAACAAAATCCCTATTAGAACCAACCACACTTACCACCACTAAGACCTATCCACACCCACGATTACCACAAAATTAAACCAGATGTCCGAACCATATTCAAACTGAACTTAGAAGGCGACATAACCTAGCCTAATAGCAACAACAACCGCCAGAATCAAAGAGTCCGAGCACCAAAAATCAACGGCGAAGCATGGAGGCGGAGCAACAGGAAATACAGAGCGGGGCGGGTGGATGGGTGGGGGAATGGGGGATGCGCTGCTCAACGTCGACTCAGAAATTAGAAGCCGGCCTTAATCTAACCTAATAGGAACAACAATCTACCAGATTCGACGGCTCCAACCTAAATCAATGGCGGACCAGAGCGGCGGagcaaaaagaggaaggaaaacagGGCGGGGAATGCGTTCCTCACCGCGGATTCAGACGCCGTCCGCCGCGAACCGGAACGAGGGGGAGGGCCACCAGCAGCAACCGTCACGCACGAGGGGGAGGGGAGCGAGAGGAGATTCGAATGGACAGcccgaagcagaggaagaagaagtagtGCGGGCGAACTGCGAGAGGGGGCGAGTTGGGATCGTGGCATTGGGCGATATGGGCGGTTCCAGTGGACCCACTAGTCAGCGACACACAGCGATGGTAACGGCTACGCCACCCGCGCTGCGCGCACCAGGGGCGACGCGGGCCGTTGGATCCGGATCGGACGGCTATCGAGTCGTGCGGATTTGAAGCAAACGGCCAGTCGACTGGTGGATAGATTTATCGTTAACTTTAATACCATATAACTTTAGTATTATAGATGTTAATACTTTTTAAACAAAGTTGATCAAACTTTACAAAGAAGCGCATTCAGGTTACTTGTACAGTATTTGTTTGCCGAGAGAAAAGTAGAGCGAGTACTCCCtcggtcccaaaataagtgtttcaACTTTGTACTACAATTTTGTACTAACATTAATAaaaagttgagacatttattttaggacagagggagtatttgtttgTTCAGGGCTATACTTGTATTTCCGTTCCAACCAGTCGATGGTATTGCTGTCGTACTCGACTATGGGCGCTAGCACACAGGTTCGGGGTACATGGAGGGCGACGTCTCTGGAGCGACCTCTGTACGTCACTATCAGTGGCCGGGACCCTGTCCACGTCGCCCGGACATACATGCTTCCCGTCGTTTTCGCCGCCGTGCAGCCACGTCTGCCGCCGGGCCACCCACCGCATGCCGCCATGGGTCCGTGGTCGGAGCGCGAATAAAGAAACCGAACCGCTCCCTCGTCCATGGTTAGCCTCGTCCGGACGGCGCATGGTATTGCGTGGCCCTGTGTGCCCGTCCTCGCCGGTCCGCGCCCGTCCCATATATACCCAGACGACCCTGCTTTGGTTCAGCAAAGCACACACTCAATCAACCTCCCACTCCCGACGCACCAAAAGCAACAACCCACTGCCAAGCTAGCTACGCGCACGAGCTCGCCATGGCCGCACCGGTAGCCTGCGCCTTCTTTTTCGACGCCAAGACGGTCGGCGAGCCCGGCGTGCACTCCCTGGGCGCGTGCGCGCTCTGCACCAAGCCGCTGGCTCGGGACAGCGACATCTTCATGTACAAGGGAGACACGCCCTTCTGCAGCGACGAGTGCCGCCACGAGCAGATGCGGCTCGACGCCGCCTGCGCCAGGCAGGCGGCCAGGGCGGCCGCCCGGAGGCAGAAGCACTTCTCGTCGGGAACGGGGTCCGGACGCGCGCACCGGGAGTCCTGGGAGGTGTCCGTCGCCAGCTAGCCAGCGAGAGCGGCAGGCTGGGTATGTACCTGCGCAAACAAGATCTGCGCGCACGAAGACGCCGTCGCCGTGGCTAACTGATCAGCGCGGGATCGAGGAGACTCTCCTTGGTTGAAGAAGCAAGACGCGGGTCACCGGAGTTGCTCACGGCAGGCCGGCTGCAAGTGCCCGCCGATCACGTGATTTGGGCATAAACGCAGCGGAAAAAGGGCTGGACTGGATCTGAAGAAGTCAATCAAACAAGATTCACAACGCAAATTACTAATTAGGCGGCCATGTGTGCCCATCGGCTCTCCTTTTCTCCTGTGTCAATGTCAACTTCTGTATGAGAGCGAATTTGCAAAAGCACTTTCACTGGGTACACTATCAAGCGAATCGAGATATAACATGTCTTTGTGCAATCATGTTTCTGATCATGATTCACCGTGCTGATGGGATTTAGCAAAGCTAAACCGCTGGATGTCTACCACACGATTTAAAACTGAATTCTGTTCTAGACCTTGTTTCCCCATACTAATATCATGGCTAAACTCCGTTGACAAAAATTAAAATAATCTCGGTCGACAAAAGCATCGTCAAGACAACTCCTACACTAGTTTTTGCCTTGATTTACTAATATCAACTACTCCCTCTctttcataatataagagcgtgaGCACTCGTATATATGCGCATACACTCGCTTCTATGAACACACACTCGCACACCATACCCATAGACTGAGCCGGCGTATCATCTTGATAActttatgaagtcaccgtaggtGCCTTATAGTCGACAGAAATGTCTCCTCACACTAAATACGTATCACCAGAAATCCTATAATAAATTCAGAATAAATGTGAGCACCTGGACTTAAAATTCAGGGTTTGAATTCATGTGGGCTTGTAATACCAATGTccatctaaccatccaaccacagatcgCTGGATTAGATTCGCTAGTTCGATATTTTTTGTTTCTTCACTCGTTTTCTCGATTGTTTTGGTTTTGGTTTTTTCATCGGTTTCATTCAtttctttcttgttttttactttatCAGTTCTTCCCGattctttcttctcttttctttctccttttgttttatttgattttctttgtttctttcgtgGTCCTTACTATTTTTCTGGGTATTCTTcattttatttgttttcttctcgGTTTTCATTGTCttttgcttttctttctttcttagttttctttgtttctttcttggttttcatctattttctttcttttcgtGTTTTTTCGGCTTTCTTTGTTTTCATTCCTTTGCATttgttttcttcattttctttggtGGGTTTCTTTGTTTTTCCTATTGGCTTTACTGGGTTTTCTTTGTTTTCCTTAGTTTCTTTGTCGATTTTCATCGATCTCTTGTTTGCTAAACACATGTCAATTTTTTcagtacacattcaacattttcttATACATCAGAACAATTTTCTATATACACATTTAGGATTatctaaatacatgattaacatttttataaccacattgtacatttttggtatatatctaataccttttctaatacatgtttaacatgtTTCAGAtacaaaattagaaaaaaataatGCGTGGTCAACATATTTCTGTacacatttaatatatttttttcaaatgcttgagaAGCATTCTGCAAATACAAGATTAAttctttttaatacatggtcaattttttttacatatttaatattttttaaatgtttgATTAATATTTTCAAATAATTGTTTAACATTTTTCCAAATGCTTTGATTAACATATTTTTGAAACATTTTATTTATACAGATAGAAATGTCAAATGTATAGCGGTTTTGTTAatatattttttggaatatttgaatgTATAtacaaaagtaaaaaaaacataacaatgtgaagaagaaaaacgaGGTTGTGCCTCCCGCGCACCTGGGTCAGCCCCATCTGGGGCTCCCCTTGACGCGAGGCTTCCCTGCGTCTCGTTATAAGCGAGATAGGGGCGATCCCATATTATGTCCGTACATAGAGCTAGAAGTTCCACGGGTCGGGTTCTTTGGGCCTAGCCTTTTACACACCCGGCAAAAAGAATTCTAGTGTGAGCCAGCCCTAAATGTCCAATGGTGTTAGTAGGTGTTTGTAATATCGCCTCAGGAAAAAGAagggtttgtaaaagcaatatgaTATCCCTCCTTTTGCGTGTTGCTCCAGTGGCCAATGGCTGGGAGGGAAATCCCAGTGCTACCGCTCTGGTTAGTTGTTTATGTTAGGATTTTTTAGGGGTTGTTTGGATGCCATCGAGGTTAGCAATAACTGGTGAAGGAAACGGGTGCAAGCTTCTCGTCAAAACGTTGGCATGAAATGAACTGAGAAAGGTAAGCGAGCGGGGGCACACCAATTTATCAGCGTCGAACCAAACGTGCAACTAACCGCTCAGTCAACACATATTTTTTGGCATGGCGGCGCGGGCTCTAATCCAAAGAGCCCCTTAGTCTTTACAAGTGTGGCGCTCGGGCGATTGGCGACACTTCTTCTTTAAATTTGTCTTCTGAGCTTCGATCCTCTTTGAGTTTGTCTGTGTGGATGCAGTCAATGGAGCTTCAGTGTAGATTCCTGCCGTCTCCATGGGATGGTGAGGTTAGAGTCATGTGACAAGATTTGGTCAGGTGCTCCAGATCTATGCAAGGGCTCAACGACGACGACGACTGCGGCTCCACGACGTTGATTCTTAGAGCCGTGTGTATTAAGACTTCCCTcgtgtcatcgacaaggtcaaagCCGATAAAGGAGCGGCGACAGCGACATTTTGATGACTTTTTCTGGTAGCAGTATTGGTCATTTGGTTGTCTCATAATctgatataatttttattatgtgtGAGATGATTTGTTCTTTCGGTGAACTTTAATGATAGAATCAATCTGATCATTTTCGCAAAAGAAAAGAAGGCTAATATATATTCCctctgtaacttaatataagacgtttttttgaCGCTGTCGTAGTGTAAAAGATATCTTATAATTAAGTTATAGAGGTAGTACTATATATTTGGAATGtgattttattttttattgatCGTTTTGCATCCAGTTGCCATTGCCTTGTACTTACTAATTGTCTTTCCATCGTATACAACAAAACTAAAACACACTATGTTTTAGAACTGATGGAGTGACCAAGATTCCCCACGCTGGGGACAGTACCTAGCCCGCCAGGCGCCCGGGAGCTGTTGCTAGGGTTTTGCATGTCTCTGCCGGTGCCGGGGTCGGTTCACCTCGTCTCctatggccttagggccatggaggcggggTGGATCCCACCCTTGCCCGGGAGGGCTTTATTTTTGGATGCCTTTTAAGTTTTTTTTtaaggtttgtgtcctgctcaaagAGGCAAGACGACGACgtctctctgaagatggaataaatttCTTCCCACCTATCCCTCGTCTCGATGGTGCTTCTAGCGTCATCGAGGGTGTGTGAAGATTTCTCTCGAGAGAATCTCGCAGAATTCGGTCAGCGTTTATCTTCGGTGGATCCACGTGGATCTGGTCTTCGTTCGTGTGTGTTCATATGCCAACAGGATGGGTCCTTCTTATCTGAGTTTCTCTTTAACGGTGacagttgttgttctggtgcgctggtcctttaTGGCCTTACCACGACAACTTCCCGACTGTGTACTACAACAAGATTTGTCCGGCTCAAGTGAGGGATGGGTGATAATGGtggcgtgccttcggctcgcttcaatgcTTATTGTCGTAGCTATGTAGTCTATGGATATGGAGGTAATTTTTATTTAATTCTGACAttcgttgtactatcatgattgatgATAAATAataggttgatttttttaaaaaaaagacaGAACATATGGTGTGAAGCTTTATACTTATAATAAAATACAGAAAAATAATACTAATGAAGTGAGGAGAATTCTTTTGTTCATATAGAAAAAACATTTCAGACAGATTCATATGAATAGTTATAGGTCTCCTGGAGGTAAAaggaatgcagaaaatgcagaactaGCCAAGACTGATAGGAAAAAATGCAGAACTTCCAAGTGGAAATGATGACACTCCAATTTGCGGTTTGTTTGAACATCTCGtacttttgttttgtttctttgttGGCGGTGTATGACGTGTCCTCGAGTCATCGCCGAGTCAGTTGGAAATTGTGTGAGCGGGCAATTTGTCTGGCTGGAAGCTGAAGATGTGGACGTGCAACAGAAGATGCGCCTAGCCTGATCAGCACCAGGCAGGCGGTGACTCAGTTGCATACGAAGCACGTCGTATCGATATGTCGACATTCTCCGTGTCAAACAAAAACCAACCGCTTTAGCTGACTAGCTGTAGTCCCCACTCTGCAACCAACACCAATCAAATTCTGGCCTTTTTCACTATTCTAACCCTTTCAACGAACTTTATCACAAAATGAACTCGACGTGAAAGTATTTCATGATCTGACCTTTTAGCAACGCCACAGCCCGCGACGTTTCTGCCCAACATAAAAATGCCGAGGTAGCTAGCGTTTCTGATCAAAGAAGAAACGCCGTGGTAGCTAGTGTTGCGGACGAGGTAAGAAACGCCAAAGGCGCTGGCGTTGCTGCCCATCATTGAAACGCCAATGACCACGACGTTGCTGTCCTTTTTCATGTGTATGTGGAATGTGGATGAACAGCCTAACTAATAAGGCTAATTAATTAGGACCAAAGAGGGCAACAACGCCATGGTTCCTTGGCGTTTCTATGATGACGAGAAACGCCATCGCTTTCGGCGTTTCTTACCTGGTCCGAAACGCTATCTACCTCGACGTTTTTTCTTTGATCAGAAACGCTAGCTACCTCGGCGTTTCTATTTTGGGCAGAAACGCCGCGGGCTATAGCGTTGCTAAAAAGGTTAGATCGTGAAATACTTTAACGTCGAGTTCATTTTGACAAAGTACGTTCAAAGGGTCAGAATAGCGATTTCGGCCTAAAATTCTTGAGTCATCACGTAGAACAGGGTGCTTAAAAATTTGTGGAGGCGAGCGAGCAAGCGTTTCCCACCGTGCACGTCAGCTACTATACTAGTATAGCAGAGCGTTCTGCACCGATCACTGTCTGCTGAGCAAGATTACTTGCAGCCTCCAAGATTACGTGCAACTGCTCCACTGTTAAGCCGGCACTAAACAAATTGGGCACAGATCTCGACGGAACTGCAGCTGCCCCCTGGGACGAGGCCTGCCCGTCTGACCGGCAATGCAAGATGCCATTGGGCGCGCACGTCTCGACAGAGCTGCCCTCTAGGACGAAGCCTGCCCGTCTGACCGGCAATGCAAGATGCCATTGGCCCTAGTATATTCGCACTACGGACATCAACCCCAAAAACTACCGCTCGAATCTTCAGGCGCGTTCGCCGGTAAATTGCAGTCTGCTAGGTGCACTCCCTTTGCCCGATACGTGCTGGCATCCTCTCGGTTAAATAAAGAAacttagggcgtgtttggtttAAGTTTTGAACAATAGTCGCATTGCATATACTTCTCAACCCAGTCTGATTAAGCAAAAACAGTCCCAAATGCGTCATCTGTAAATTGTTTGGTTGCCTGTATCGAGGGTCGCTGCATTAGGTATTACGCAAGTGCattttgtttggttgcctgcattagcCCAAGTGACACATGAACATGGTGTTTGGTTGTCCGCATGGGGTgtgattaagagctagcacttgcacttagcacacaggATTAAGAGCTAGCAGTGGGAGggggagaagaaatgcagtgtgcgcCGGACCATGGCGACCATGGTGGATAGTGGTTGTGGCGCCGtgtccgacatgacgagcatggaATCGTCGACGAGCGACCCCGTCGGCGGCACCGACACCGTCGAcgaactagttgcggtgctcgcACAAAGACTGTCGACagaggaggagaatgcagtgctcgagccatggtatcgtcagtgcagtggacgagagaggaggccgagatgatcgaTGCCAGAAACGACTCCAGTGTAGTAGCGCGTgagagaggaggccaagatgatcgacACCGTTGGCGGCGCGGCGAACTGCAGTGTACACGGAGGCAGAGGAGACAAAAAAGCAGTCTGCGCGCCATTGCAGCGTCAGTGCAGTAGGAGGACGGCagagagtaggccgagatgagcgacgccgaaaacgactctagtgtagtagcacacgggcaaggagatcaaggggaaggggttcggcgtcgagagggacgaataagagggctctgagcagaggacagaggagctcgacatggcAACGTCAGTACAGTAGACTGTTGTCCAAAAAAAGATGAAGCGACAATCGTCGAAACCAAAAAATTTACAACATGAATGTTGTGAGGAACTGCGAGATTAGGCTGCTGGTCAAAGGAATTTTCAAATGATCGATCATGCGCGACGAATGTGACAAAATTCGTCCAGAGTAGTTCCAAACGGGAACACAAGATTAAGAACTTACGGCCGACGAAACTACGAACTGATCGTCTGAATGGAACCgtagcatcgaggtgcatctttttcgtgtagagcttacctTGAACCGAATCATCATTGTGTAGATCAGAGGGGCATGGAAGAGAGGAGATTAGAGAGGGGCTTATTGTAGGTTGAAGAAGACACCATGTAAACAGCTCGCATCCCTCATGTTTCTTCTCGTGTAGGGCCAGCTCGCTGCCCTTCCGCTCTGCCTGACTCGAGAGAAACTGTCGATTACTGCGTTACCAGCGAGCCAGGCCCAGAGGTGTTTAAGAAACATGCAATGCAGGCCCAATAATAAAACCAGGCAACCAAACAGTCCGTTTTCTTCCCACGCGGacctaatctctactcctaatgtctcagttggtaggtcgcgttccgggttttattttcgtcccacctcacccggtcttttttggtacttttttggtacttcctcccacctcccacccgttttatttcgctggttttttttcgtccctcccccaccccaccggtttagtttcacgtcaccctctcacacaacgaattTTTTTttaacggatcataactttccatgctggtgcaagttatttttagtaatgtctttatgtgaaagaatcaatcacgatcaatctctaaatatcaaatctaaattaattaatcttaccttaaattgctcaatcacattaattaggaaacaaaaTAACCGATTTGAAGAAAATATCTATTCTTAATGGAGGGTATTACATACCAAACATAGGTACGTCATTAGCTcgcttccttcccttctcttcccttcgtccctcagtcccatgctcgtggcgctgaagtggcatcgacaggcgatggcggcgaggaTAGCACGTGGCAGCCCCTGAAGCACGAACACGACTGCACCTCGGGTCTGCCGTCTCCCAAGATATGGGTGAGTTCTCGTGATGCCCACCCTAAACCCTCACGTCCTACAATTTCCTCAACCTCTACCATCTCGATTTCGTCCATGCTCTGATCCAAATGATGATGCAGCTCCGGCCGATTGACAATGGAGGTTTGCCATCCTTCCTCTCAGCACCCACTCCTGGAGGAACGACACGCCATGCCGATCGAACCCGGTCGAGATCACTCACCAAGATTGCTATTCGGAAGTTTTTTCTCAAAAAGTGAAGAGTGGGACGGGATCTGCACTTTTGTTAATATCTCtattcctaatgtctcagttggtaggtcgcgtttcgggttttattttcgtcccacctcacccggtcttttttggtatTTCTTTGGTACTTGCTCCCACCTCCCGCTCAGCCGAGACGGTTTATTTTCGTACCCCCTCCCACCTCCCAGGTAGTTCCCTCCACGGAAAAAAATCGAACcaaccaatctctactcctaatggagcagttggtaatcttcgccggtcaattttcgtcccaccacttttgtccggttttttttcgtaggttaactgcCGTAGATTTTTTTCGCCGCCTCCCCCATTTCATtggtttattttcacttcaccctctcacacaacgaaaaaaactgaacggatcagaactttccatactgatgcaaattatttagtaatgtctttatgtaaaaaaatcaatcacaatcaatctctaaagatcaaatctaaattaattaatcttcataacgtttgtttcctttcgaatcacgtccataactttccttccttgtttgggcagaaactgtttAGTAGCAGAGATTAGAaagcttcctatgagtgtagtaataggaagtattctttttcttgatgattcgtttccatgcatgatgatagtaaattatgccaacattcaccactatttatcaatgtcatcaatcgtatccatttctatcagttttaagggaatctgctcgctacgtcttttttaaggggatccgctcgctaagtcgtcgtcgcatgttattttcacaaacaatctctactcctaatggagcagttggtaacctcgtacggtttatttttgtcctcctcccacctcccaattttgttggtttttttcgtcggtttttactcgccccctcccacctcccaatttcgtCCGGTTTTTAtttgtcccacctcccaccaccccctcatactggttctttttctctccactctttccttgcaaactaataatttcctaacatacaaaagatcacgaatctatcttttCTTACCCGAACCAATCGCaccctacatcagtgcatttctttattaagaaaactaacacgtaaatcttaacgcattgcaaacaaatcccgttatggacctaattaatttattatggaatctatacgtggtcgcattggttctttttctctccactctttccttgcaaaccactaatttcctaacatacaaaagatcacgaatctatctttccttatCCGAATCAATCGATCtctacatcagtgcatttctttattaagaaaactaacatgtaaatcttaacgcattgtaacgaaatcccgttatggacctaattaatctattatggaatctgtacgtggtcgcatctcccgttaaaaaggaaaagagaacatgaacgaacaatcccacaccctgcatctcagtagcaaaaaatcgcccccgcctctgctactgcgcctcgccgtgtgcctggctcgacccatgcctcgcctgcatggctggacgccgccgtctccaccgccacgtacaagaaaacggtggttagaaccatccattcaaatcgcacacccccaccctcctccgcaATCCCTAGCCCCGCATCACCCTATTGCTTTCTCGCCTCTCTTTCCCCTCGATGTAGATGGTGCCGAGCGGCGACCTCGAGCACTGGCAGTGCCGCCATCTCTATCTTCGCTGCGTCGAGAGATGGGCCGAGGCTATCGTCGGTTCGCCGCCCACGATTGGGCCGCTTCCGGTTGTCGCGCACCACCGGCTCCACCTAACGTGCCCGACCCTCTCCGCTTTCGACCTTCCGGTGACCACATCCCTCCGCGCCTCCATCCATCATCCACAAGGCCACTCCCTGCACCCACCCTCCTAAATTCTCCATACCAGCGGACAATCACCGAAGATCCAAGTTGGCCCGATATCAATTTTCTTACATGCTTTCTTTATCAGTTGGTGATGGGAATGGGTTCCAATTTCTCTCTCCGACTGTGGATTCGCAGGCAAGAAGCGCTTCTACATGCATCCTCCTGTCGGTCCCTAAAGTACCAAGGTAAATGGTTGATGTTGCGTTTGTCTAGGATGATATATGTTGGCTCTGttccggttcatccgagcagtttgGTGACTAATTTACTGATAATTTAATTATATTAATTAAATGAGTCAGGTGTATCGTCGTGCATTTATCTTGCCAGTAATGTTCTGTGATGCTCTGATGCACTTTGGGAATTGGTTATCTTGTCTTCAATGCAGAATATTTGTTTATTAATGCATGAGAAGAATCCTTGTTACTACCTTGAACCTGTtttataatccatattgttatgcactagcgcgtgtgcgtatgaaatagatggattatggtcccgtatccaataagatggatatgtgtgtgtgttagagagagagagagagagagagagagagagagagagggagagggggagagagagtgaggaggagggagggagggagtgtgtgtgagaatttgatggtaaaaaggtcatcaatgtcacttgatatgtatgagaatattaaatgtaatattaacataattgatattgaactcttaaagttaatgtggccccattgcaacgcacggatgTTCTTCTAGTTAGACctaatgcatgtaaccaaacacgccctttAACACTAGTACTACATCTCGCGTGTGCCGCATGCTCGCATCCTCCTCTCCAAAGTTGATGTCTGGATCTC is a window encoding:
- the LOC123042049 gene encoding FCS-Like Zinc finger 3: MAAPVACAFFFDAKTVGEPGVHSLGACALCTKPLARDSDIFMYKGDTPFCSDECRHEQMRLDAACARQAARAAARRQKHFSSGTGSGRAHRESWEVSVAS